Proteins co-encoded in one Lynx canadensis isolate LIC74 chromosome C1, mLynCan4.pri.v2, whole genome shotgun sequence genomic window:
- the SFT2D3 gene encoding vesicle transport protein SFT2C, whose translation MADLHRQLQEYLAQGKAGGLAAAEPLLAAEKAEEPAAGGGPAGAWLGRAGLRWTWARSPAEPTAAVTSACFPSVTRAQRLVASGVCLLLAALCFGLAALYAPVLLLRARKFALLWSLGSALALAGGTLLRGGAACGRLLRGEETPSRPALLYVAALGATLYAALGLRSTLFTALGACVQVAALLSVLFGLLPRGAVTALRLALGRLGPGAGLAKALPV comes from the coding sequence ATGGCGGACCTCCACCGCCAGCTGCAGGAGTACCTGGCGCAGGGGAAAGCCGGCGGGCTGGCGGCCGCGGAGCCGCTGCTCGCTGCGGAAAAGGCGGAGGAGCCCGCGGCGGGGGGCGGGCCGGCGGGGGCGTGGCTGGGCCGCGCGGGTCTACGCTGGACGTGGGCGCGGAGCCCCGCGGAGCCAACGGCGGCAGTGACCTCAGCGTGTTTTCCCAGCGTGACGCGCGCGCAGCGGCTGGTGGCGAGCGGCGTGTGCCTGCTGCTGGCCGCGCTCTGCTTCGGCCTGGCCGCGCTCTACGCGCCCGTGCTGCTGCTGCGCGCCCGCAAGTTCGCACTGCTCTGGTccctgggctctgcgctggcgcTAGCTGGCGGCACGCTATTGCGGGGCGGCGCGGCGTGTGGGCGCCTGCTGCGCGGCGAGGAGACGCCGTCGCGGCCAGCGCTGCTCTATGTGGCCGCACTGGGCGCCACGCTGTACGCGGCGCTCGGGCTGCGCAGTACGTTGTTCACGGCGCTAGGCGCCTGCGTGCAGGTGGCCGCTCTGCTGTCCGTGCTATTCGGTCTCTTGCCCCGGGGTGCGGTCACCGCGCTGCGGCTAGCGCTCGGGCGCCTGGGCCCGGGAGCCGGCCTCGCCAAGGCGCTGCCGGTGTGA